In Denticeps clupeoides chromosome 1, fDenClu1.1, whole genome shotgun sequence, a single window of DNA contains:
- the LOC114790489 gene encoding cell wall protein DAN4-like, with protein MKYLRLLVCVWSLLIQPSDESRCEKHFECEVSAVYSYGFSPVMVSVYDPLSRTRIYPLMAQRWFLYHYIRINIRRCPPPTPPAPPTPPAPPTCSPPPTITSTSTPITTTRSTPPTTSTSPTTTPRSTTPTSASPTTTPRSTTPTSASPTTTPRSTTPTTTSTSPTTTARSTAPTVKPSPTPGRGDNDV; from the exons ATGAAGTATCTGAgattgcttgtgtgtgtttggtctcTCCTCATTCAGCCCTCA GATGAGAGTCGctgtgaaaaacattttgagTGTGAG GTGTCTGCTGTCTACTCCTATGGATTCTCCCCAgtgatg GTGTCCGTCTACGACCCGCTCAGCCGTACAAGGATCTACCCACttatg GCTCAGCGCTGGTTTCTGTATCAT TACATCAGAATAAACATTAGAAGATGCCCACCTCCAACACCTCCTGCACCTCCAACACCTCCTGCGCCTCCAACATGTTCTCCACCTCCAACTATTACATCTACTTCAACTCCAATTACGACCACCAGATCTACACCTCCTACGACATCTACAAGTCCAACTACGACCCCTAGATCCACAACTCCAACATCTGCAAGTCCAACTACGACCCCTAGATCCACAACTCCAACATCTGCAAGTCCAACTACGACCCCTAGATCCACAACTCCAACCACGACATCTACAAGTCCAACTACGACCGCTAGATCCACAGCTCCAACTGTAAAACCCAGCCCAACTCCAGGGCGTGGTGATAATGATGTGTGA
- the LOC114790390 gene encoding uncharacterized protein LOC114790390 isoform X1 produces MLGRLVTLLALSGPTAGFPLMPVRSFSAPPHYTLLLPVAYLNMAGPHPLTWQQPTTAQDQKDAQKGGAESPQPLTHPQGQIDLLQQLDQTPPPTSTSLLTAPPSPPDPQGQMLLWNNVLPVPAVPAVDPAVVTGLTFFPTWPVVGPATSSNTNTQIYTFPNQRYPMVYSFPRQRLHVAAQSASLSSEEAAPPPVVYMLPVSDEVFSRGLRDGGTQDTTHTDLSYAHLAGATPTDPPHVTAGAEPGAPLGVQQKMESGGDPCALVTPTGTTGQRGPECVTHTNTHTHAGTRGD; encoded by the exons ATGTTGGGTCGCTTGGTAACGCTGCTTGCCCTGTCGGGTCCGACTGCAGGATTTCCT CTGATGCCGGTGAGGTCGTTCTCAGCCCCGCCCCATTACACACTGCTGCTGCCGGTGGCTTATCTTAACATGGCTGGACCACACCCCCTAACATGGCAGCAGCCAACCACAGCACAGGACCAGAAAGACGCACAGAAGGGCGGAGCTGAGAGTCCACAGCCGCTTACACACCCTCAGGGACAG ATCGATCTTCTTCAACAGTTGGACCAGACTCCGCCCCCAACCTCAACCTCCCTCCTGACGGCCCCACCCTCACCCCCTGACCCCCAGGGACAG ATGCTGTTATGGAACAACGTTCTACCAGTCCCCGCCGTTCCTGCTGTAGATCCTGCAGTGGTG aCCGGTCTGACATTTTTTCCAACATGGCCTGTTGTTGGACCAGCAACAAGTAGtaacaccaacacacag ATTTACACTTTTCCAAACCAGCGATATCCAATG gtttattCCTTCCCACGTCAGCGACTACATGTGGCGGCCCAGTCAGCTTCTCTGAGTTCAGAGGAGGCCGCGCCCCCTCCT gTTGTCTACATGTTGCCAGTCAGTGATGAGGTGTTCAGTCGTGGCCTCAGGGACGGGGGGACGCAGGACACCACCCACACAGATCTCAGCTATGCCCACCTGGCAGGGGCGACGCCCACCGACCCACCACATGTCACTGCAGGGGCGGAGCCTGGAGCGCCATTGGGAGTTCAGCAGAAGATGGAATCCGGTGGTGACCCCTGCGCCCTGGTGACGCCGACTGGGACAACTGGACAGAGAGGGCCGgagtgtgtcacacacacaaatacacacacacacgcaggcaccaGAGGGGACTGA
- the LOC114790390 gene encoding uncharacterized protein LOC114790390 isoform X2 has protein sequence MLGRLVTLLALSGPTAGFPLMPVRSFSAPPHYTLLLPVAYLNMAGPHPLTWQQPTTAQDQKDAQKGGAESPQPLTHPQGQIDLLQQLDQTPPPTSTSLLTAPPSPPDPQGQVYSFPRQRLHVAAQSASLSSEEAAPPPVVYMLPVSDEVFSRGLRDGGTQDTTHTDLSYAHLAGATPTDPPHVTAGAEPGAPLGVQQKMESGGDPCALVTPTGTTGQRGPECVTHTNTHTHAGTRGD, from the exons ATGTTGGGTCGCTTGGTAACGCTGCTTGCCCTGTCGGGTCCGACTGCAGGATTTCCT CTGATGCCGGTGAGGTCGTTCTCAGCCCCGCCCCATTACACACTGCTGCTGCCGGTGGCTTATCTTAACATGGCTGGACCACACCCCCTAACATGGCAGCAGCCAACCACAGCACAGGACCAGAAAGACGCACAGAAGGGCGGAGCTGAGAGTCCACAGCCGCTTACACACCCTCAGGGACAG ATCGATCTTCTTCAACAGTTGGACCAGACTCCGCCCCCAACCTCAACCTCCCTCCTGACGGCCCCACCCTCACCCCCTGACCCCCAGGGACAG gtttattCCTTCCCACGTCAGCGACTACATGTGGCGGCCCAGTCAGCTTCTCTGAGTTCAGAGGAGGCCGCGCCCCCTCCT gTTGTCTACATGTTGCCAGTCAGTGATGAGGTGTTCAGTCGTGGCCTCAGGGACGGGGGGACGCAGGACACCACCCACACAGATCTCAGCTATGCCCACCTGGCAGGGGCGACGCCCACCGACCCACCACATGTCACTGCAGGGGCGGAGCCTGGAGCGCCATTGGGAGTTCAGCAGAAGATGGAATCCGGTGGTGACCCCTGCGCCCTGGTGACGCCGACTGGGACAACTGGACAGAGAGGGCCGgagtgtgtcacacacacaaatacacacacacacgcaggcaccaGAGGGGACTGA
- the txk gene encoding tyrosine-protein kinase Tec isoform X2, whose translation MAMYDFVAREDSDLTLRKGEEYTVLHKQDQLWWRVQDQHGNKGFIPSNYVTETDTIEAKPWYCKNISRTKAEHLLRQEGKDGGFIVRDSSQPGNYTVSVYSKALSVEMGTIRHYQIRHSPAGQFFLAEKHVFSSIPELIHYHEHNAAGLISRLKCPVGPAGRIKPTTAGFSSDKWEINPSELTFMKELGSGQYGVVRLGKWRAQHKVAIKAIREGAMSEEDFIEEAKVMMRLCHPKLVQMYGVCLKPLGIVTEFMDNGCLLSFLRQNSGMLGNDQLLALCQDVCEGMEYLEMHRFIHRDLAARNCLVSEQNVVKVSDFGMTRYVLDDQYISSTGSMFPVKWSPPEVVLFSKYSSKSDVWSYGVLMWEIFTEGRVPFENRTNWEVVEEVTQGHRLYRPHKASSAAYKLMFRCWHATPKERPSFSELLLGIRELAEFDQIVVQDNSH comes from the exons AAATAAAGGTTTCATCCCCAGTAACTATGTCACAGAAACGGACACCATTGAGGCCAAACC gtggtACTGCAAGAACATCTCAAGAACCAAAGCAGAACATCTGTTGAGACAAGAG ggTAAAGATGGAGGGTTCATCGTAAGAGACTCAAGCCAACCAGGAAATTACACCGTATCGGTTTACAGCAAAGCACTTAG TGTGGAGATGGGAACCATTCGACACTACCAGATCAGACACTCACCAGCTGGACAGTTCTTCCTCGCAGAAAAACACGTCTTCAGCTCCATCCCCGAGCTGATACACTACCATGAACACAACGCAGCag GACTTATCTCCAGACTGAAGTGCCCAGTTGGACCAGCAGGACGAATCAAGCCAACAACGGCAGGATTCAGTTCGG ATAAGTGGGAGATCAACCCGTCGGAGCTGACCTTCATGAAGGAGCTGGGTAGTGGTCAGTATGGAGTGGTCAGGTTGGGGAAGTGGAGGGCGCAACACAAAGTGGCCATCAAGGCCATCAGAGAGGGAGCCATGTCAGAAGAGGACTTCATAGAGGAGGCCAAGGTCATGAT GAGGCTGTGTCACCCTAAACTGGTGCAGATGTACGGCGTGTGTCTGAAGCCCCTCGGCATCGTGACCGAATTCATGGACAACGGCTGCCTACTCAGCTTCCTGCGCCAGAACAGCGGCATGCTGGGAAACGACCAGCTGCTCGCCCTGTGTCAGGACGTCTGTGAGGGCATGGAGTATCTGGAGATGCACCGCTTCATCCACCGCGacctg GCGGCACGCAACTGTCTGGTGAGCGAGCAGAACGTGGTGAAGGTCAGCGATTTCGGCATGACCAG ATATGTGCTGGACGACCAGTACATTTCTTCCACCGGTTCCATGTTCCCGGTCAAATGGTCTCCTCCAGAGGTCGTGCTCTTCAGCAAGTACAGCAGCAAGTCGGACGTCTGGTCTTACG gtgtgtTAATGTGGGAGATCTTCACAGAGGGACGGGTTCCGTTTGAGAACCGCACCAATTGGGAGGTGGTAGAGGAGGTCACTCAGGGTCACCGACTTTACCGGCCGCACAAGGCCTCATCTGCAGCTTACAAGCTCATGTTCAGATGCTGGCATGCG ACCCCGAAGGAACGACCGTCGttctctgagctgctgctcgGCATTCGGGAGCTGGCTGAGTTTGACCAGATCGTCGTACAGGACAACAGTCATTAA
- the LOC114790295 gene encoding sodium/hydrogen exchanger 9B2 isoform X1: protein MIMMNRDSGGCCAGLRFYPKPTGLLSTVVTKAVMGLLLFGVLWAVTGPECVPGGTVFGLVVLFLTAVCGGKLVALIQLPRLPALPALLGMLLAGLLLRNVPYVSDAVYIQQKWSSSMRNIALAIILTRAGLGLNPAALRRLKAVCVRMAVGPCMVEACTVAVVSHFLLGFPWIWAFMLGFVLAAVSPAVVVPSMLQLQGEGLGVEKGVPTLLMAAGSFDDVLSITCFTTCLGVAFGMGSTWGNLLKGAVEVVGGMLVGAGLGIFIHFFPSEDQEGLVFRRSYLLLGFGVFAVFGSHAVGLGGAGGLTTLVLSFIAGLSWKSGKVAVAGIVGVAWDIFQPLLFGLIGAEITVTTLEPHTVGLGVATLAVGVVIRVLTTFCMVLFAGFNLKEKIFISLAWMPKATVQAAIGSTALDMSRSVGDAQMEAWALVVLTVAVLSIIITAPTGAIAIGVSGPHLLQRYTPIIDTPTTAGKPDATADPEEVTCESKL, encoded by the exons ATGAT caTGATGAACAGGGACTCTGGTGGGTGCTGTGCTGGGCTGAGGTTCTACCCCAAACCTACTGGACTCCTGTCTACTGTTGTCaccaaag cggtGATGGGTCTGCTCCTGTTCGGCGTGCTCTGGGCGGTGACGGGTCCGGAGTGTGTTCCGGGTGGGACCGTGTTTGGACTGGTGGTTCTGTTCCTGACTGCGGTGTGTGGAGGAAAGCTGGTCGCCCTGATCCAGCTGCCCCGCCTCCCAGCCCTCCCTGCACTGCTGG ggatgCTGCTGGCAGGTCTGCTGCTGCGTAACGTGCCGTACGTTTCCGACGCCGTTTATATCCAGCAGAAGTGGTCGTCGTCCATGAGAAACATCGCACTCGCCATCATCCTGACCCGCGCCGGCCTGGGACTGAACCCTGCG gCTCTGCGGAGGttgaaggctgtgtgtgtgaggatggctGTTGGTCCCTGCATGGTGGAAGCCTGCACCGTTGCCGTGGTTTCACACTTCCTTCTGGGATTCCCCTGGATTTGGGCTTTCATGTTGgg GTTCGTTCTGGCCGCTGTCTCTCCTGCTGTGGTGGTTCCCTCcatgctgcagctgcagggggaggggcttggTGTGGAGAAGGGCGTGCCCACCTTGTTGATGGCCGCCGGCAGCTTTGATGACGTCCTCAGCATCACCTGCTTCACAACATGCCTGGGAGTGGCTTTTGGcatgg GTTCCACGTGGGGGAACCTGCTGAAGGGAGCTGTGGAGGTTGTGGGTGGGATGTTGGTTGGAGCTGGACTGGGCATTTTCATCCACTTCTTCCCCAGTGAAGaccag gagggaCTGGTTTTCCGACGCTCCTACCTGCTGCTGGGCTTCGGCGTCTTCGCCGTGTTCGGGAGTCATGCTGTGGGTCTGGGCGGGGCCGGAGGCTTGACCACACTCGTCCTGTCCTTCATCGCTGGACTCAGCTGGAAGAGcggaaag GTGGCAGTTGCAGGAAtagtgggtgtggcctgggACATTTTCCAGCCCCTCCTCTTTGGCCTGATTGGAGCAGAAATCACTGTCACCACCCTTGAACCGCACACAGTGG GTCTGGGCGTCGCCACCCTCGCCGTGGGCGTGGTCATCAGGGTTCTCACCACGTTCTGCATGGTTCTGTTTGCTGGGTTCAACCTGAAGGAAAAAATCTTCATCTCCCTCGCATGGATGCCCAAAGCTACtgtacag gccgCCATCGGCTCCACGGCGCTGGACATGTCTCGCTCGGTGGGTGACGCCCAGATGGAGGCGTGGGCTCTGGTGGTTTTGACCGTCGCTGTCCTGTCCATCATCATCACCGCGCCAACCGGAGCCATCGCCATCGGTGTCAGCGGACCACACCTGTTACAGAGATACACGCCCATTATAGACACGCCCaccacag CAGGGAAACCCGACGCAACTGCTGACCCTGAAGAGGTCACATGTGAGAGCAAACtgtga
- the txk gene encoding tyrosine-protein kinase Tec isoform X3: MTLTTSWTSPTLQPNKGFIPSNYVTETDTIEAKPWYCKNISRTKAEHLLRQEGKDGGFIVRDSSQPGNYTVSVYSKALSVEMGTIRHYQIRHSPAGQFFLAEKHVFSSIPELIHYHEHNAAGLISRLKCPVGPAGRIKPTTAGFSSDKWEINPSELTFMKELGSGQYGVVRLGKWRAQHKVAIKAIREGAMSEEDFIEEAKVMMRLCHPKLVQMYGVCLKPLGIVTEFMDNGCLLSFLRQNSGMLGNDQLLALCQDVCEGMEYLEMHRFIHRDLAARNCLVSEQNVVKVSDFGMTRYVLDDQYISSTGSMFPVKWSPPEVVLFSKYSSKSDVWSYGVLMWEIFTEGRVPFENRTNWEVVEEVTQGHRLYRPHKASSAAYKLMFRCWHATPKERPSFSELLLGIRELAEFDQIVVQDNSH; this comes from the exons atgacactgactacatcctggacttctccaaccctacaacc AAATAAAGGTTTCATCCCCAGTAACTATGTCACAGAAACGGACACCATTGAGGCCAAACC gtggtACTGCAAGAACATCTCAAGAACCAAAGCAGAACATCTGTTGAGACAAGAG ggTAAAGATGGAGGGTTCATCGTAAGAGACTCAAGCCAACCAGGAAATTACACCGTATCGGTTTACAGCAAAGCACTTAG TGTGGAGATGGGAACCATTCGACACTACCAGATCAGACACTCACCAGCTGGACAGTTCTTCCTCGCAGAAAAACACGTCTTCAGCTCCATCCCCGAGCTGATACACTACCATGAACACAACGCAGCag GACTTATCTCCAGACTGAAGTGCCCAGTTGGACCAGCAGGACGAATCAAGCCAACAACGGCAGGATTCAGTTCGG ATAAGTGGGAGATCAACCCGTCGGAGCTGACCTTCATGAAGGAGCTGGGTAGTGGTCAGTATGGAGTGGTCAGGTTGGGGAAGTGGAGGGCGCAACACAAAGTGGCCATCAAGGCCATCAGAGAGGGAGCCATGTCAGAAGAGGACTTCATAGAGGAGGCCAAGGTCATGAT GAGGCTGTGTCACCCTAAACTGGTGCAGATGTACGGCGTGTGTCTGAAGCCCCTCGGCATCGTGACCGAATTCATGGACAACGGCTGCCTACTCAGCTTCCTGCGCCAGAACAGCGGCATGCTGGGAAACGACCAGCTGCTCGCCCTGTGTCAGGACGTCTGTGAGGGCATGGAGTATCTGGAGATGCACCGCTTCATCCACCGCGacctg GCGGCACGCAACTGTCTGGTGAGCGAGCAGAACGTGGTGAAGGTCAGCGATTTCGGCATGACCAG ATATGTGCTGGACGACCAGTACATTTCTTCCACCGGTTCCATGTTCCCGGTCAAATGGTCTCCTCCAGAGGTCGTGCTCTTCAGCAAGTACAGCAGCAAGTCGGACGTCTGGTCTTACG gtgtgtTAATGTGGGAGATCTTCACAGAGGGACGGGTTCCGTTTGAGAACCGCACCAATTGGGAGGTGGTAGAGGAGGTCACTCAGGGTCACCGACTTTACCGGCCGCACAAGGCCTCATCTGCAGCTTACAAGCTCATGTTCAGATGCTGGCATGCG ACCCCGAAGGAACGACCGTCGttctctgagctgctgctcgGCATTCGGGAGCTGGCTGAGTTTGACCAGATCGTCGTACAGGACAACAGTCATTAA
- the LOC114790295 gene encoding sodium/hydrogen exchanger 9B2 isoform X3, giving the protein MMNRDSGGCCAGLRFYPKPTGLLSTVVTKAVMGLLLFGVLWAVTGPECVPGGTVFGLVVLFLTAVCGGKLVALIQLPRLPALPALLGMLLAGLLLRNVPYVSDAVYIQQKWSSSMRNIALAIILTRAGLGLNPAALRRLKAVCVRMAVGPCMVEACTVAVVSHFLLGFPWIWAFMLGFVLAAVSPAVVVPSMLQLQGEGLGVEKGVPTLLMAAGSFDDVLSITCFTTCLGVAFGMGSTWGNLLKGAVEVVGGMLVGAGLGIFIHFFPSEDQEGLVFRRSYLLLGFGVFAVFGSHAVGLGGAGGLTTLVLSFIAGLSWKSGKVAVAGIVGVAWDIFQPLLFGLIGAEITVTTLEPHTVGLGVATLAVGVVIRVLTTFCMVLFAGFNLKEKIFISLAWMPKATVQAAIGSTALDMSRSVGDAQMEAWALVVLTVAVLSIIITAPTGAIAIGVSGPHLLQRYTPIIDTPTTAGKPDATADPEEVTCESKL; this is encoded by the exons aTGATGAACAGGGACTCTGGTGGGTGCTGTGCTGGGCTGAGGTTCTACCCCAAACCTACTGGACTCCTGTCTACTGTTGTCaccaaag cggtGATGGGTCTGCTCCTGTTCGGCGTGCTCTGGGCGGTGACGGGTCCGGAGTGTGTTCCGGGTGGGACCGTGTTTGGACTGGTGGTTCTGTTCCTGACTGCGGTGTGTGGAGGAAAGCTGGTCGCCCTGATCCAGCTGCCCCGCCTCCCAGCCCTCCCTGCACTGCTGG ggatgCTGCTGGCAGGTCTGCTGCTGCGTAACGTGCCGTACGTTTCCGACGCCGTTTATATCCAGCAGAAGTGGTCGTCGTCCATGAGAAACATCGCACTCGCCATCATCCTGACCCGCGCCGGCCTGGGACTGAACCCTGCG gCTCTGCGGAGGttgaaggctgtgtgtgtgaggatggctGTTGGTCCCTGCATGGTGGAAGCCTGCACCGTTGCCGTGGTTTCACACTTCCTTCTGGGATTCCCCTGGATTTGGGCTTTCATGTTGgg GTTCGTTCTGGCCGCTGTCTCTCCTGCTGTGGTGGTTCCCTCcatgctgcagctgcagggggaggggcttggTGTGGAGAAGGGCGTGCCCACCTTGTTGATGGCCGCCGGCAGCTTTGATGACGTCCTCAGCATCACCTGCTTCACAACATGCCTGGGAGTGGCTTTTGGcatgg GTTCCACGTGGGGGAACCTGCTGAAGGGAGCTGTGGAGGTTGTGGGTGGGATGTTGGTTGGAGCTGGACTGGGCATTTTCATCCACTTCTTCCCCAGTGAAGaccag gagggaCTGGTTTTCCGACGCTCCTACCTGCTGCTGGGCTTCGGCGTCTTCGCCGTGTTCGGGAGTCATGCTGTGGGTCTGGGCGGGGCCGGAGGCTTGACCACACTCGTCCTGTCCTTCATCGCTGGACTCAGCTGGAAGAGcggaaag GTGGCAGTTGCAGGAAtagtgggtgtggcctgggACATTTTCCAGCCCCTCCTCTTTGGCCTGATTGGAGCAGAAATCACTGTCACCACCCTTGAACCGCACACAGTGG GTCTGGGCGTCGCCACCCTCGCCGTGGGCGTGGTCATCAGGGTTCTCACCACGTTCTGCATGGTTCTGTTTGCTGGGTTCAACCTGAAGGAAAAAATCTTCATCTCCCTCGCATGGATGCCCAAAGCTACtgtacag gccgCCATCGGCTCCACGGCGCTGGACATGTCTCGCTCGGTGGGTGACGCCCAGATGGAGGCGTGGGCTCTGGTGGTTTTGACCGTCGCTGTCCTGTCCATCATCATCACCGCGCCAACCGGAGCCATCGCCATCGGTGTCAGCGGACCACACCTGTTACAGAGATACACGCCCATTATAGACACGCCCaccacag CAGGGAAACCCGACGCAACTGCTGACCCTGAAGAGGTCACATGTGAGAGCAAACtgtga
- the LOC114790295 gene encoding sodium/hydrogen exchanger 9B2 isoform X2: protein MIMMNRDSGGCCAGLRFYPKPTGLLSTVVTKAVMGLLLFGVLWAVTGPECVPGGTVFGLVVLFLTAVCGGKLVALIQLPRLPALPALLGMLLAGLLLRNVPYVSDAVYIQQKWSSSMRNIALAIILTRAGLGLNPAALRRLKAVCVRMAVGPCMVEACTVAVVSHFLLGFPWIWAFMLGFVLAAVSPAVVVPSMLQLQGEGLGVEKGVPTLLMAAGSFDDVLSITCFTTCLGVAFGMGSTWGNLLKGAVEVVGGMLVGAGLGIFIHFFPSEDQEGLVFRRSYLLLGFGVFAVFGSHAVGLGGAGGLTTLVLSFIAGLSWKSGKVAVAGIVGVAWDIFQPLLFGLIGAEITVTTLEPHTVGLGVATLAVGVVIRVLTTFCMVLFAGFNLKEKIFISLAWMPKATVQAAIGSTALDMSRSVGDAQMEAWALVVLTVAVLSIIITAPTGAIAIGVSGPHLLQRYTPIIDTPTTGKPDATADPEEVTCESKL from the exons ATGAT caTGATGAACAGGGACTCTGGTGGGTGCTGTGCTGGGCTGAGGTTCTACCCCAAACCTACTGGACTCCTGTCTACTGTTGTCaccaaag cggtGATGGGTCTGCTCCTGTTCGGCGTGCTCTGGGCGGTGACGGGTCCGGAGTGTGTTCCGGGTGGGACCGTGTTTGGACTGGTGGTTCTGTTCCTGACTGCGGTGTGTGGAGGAAAGCTGGTCGCCCTGATCCAGCTGCCCCGCCTCCCAGCCCTCCCTGCACTGCTGG ggatgCTGCTGGCAGGTCTGCTGCTGCGTAACGTGCCGTACGTTTCCGACGCCGTTTATATCCAGCAGAAGTGGTCGTCGTCCATGAGAAACATCGCACTCGCCATCATCCTGACCCGCGCCGGCCTGGGACTGAACCCTGCG gCTCTGCGGAGGttgaaggctgtgtgtgtgaggatggctGTTGGTCCCTGCATGGTGGAAGCCTGCACCGTTGCCGTGGTTTCACACTTCCTTCTGGGATTCCCCTGGATTTGGGCTTTCATGTTGgg GTTCGTTCTGGCCGCTGTCTCTCCTGCTGTGGTGGTTCCCTCcatgctgcagctgcagggggaggggcttggTGTGGAGAAGGGCGTGCCCACCTTGTTGATGGCCGCCGGCAGCTTTGATGACGTCCTCAGCATCACCTGCTTCACAACATGCCTGGGAGTGGCTTTTGGcatgg GTTCCACGTGGGGGAACCTGCTGAAGGGAGCTGTGGAGGTTGTGGGTGGGATGTTGGTTGGAGCTGGACTGGGCATTTTCATCCACTTCTTCCCCAGTGAAGaccag gagggaCTGGTTTTCCGACGCTCCTACCTGCTGCTGGGCTTCGGCGTCTTCGCCGTGTTCGGGAGTCATGCTGTGGGTCTGGGCGGGGCCGGAGGCTTGACCACACTCGTCCTGTCCTTCATCGCTGGACTCAGCTGGAAGAGcggaaag GTGGCAGTTGCAGGAAtagtgggtgtggcctgggACATTTTCCAGCCCCTCCTCTTTGGCCTGATTGGAGCAGAAATCACTGTCACCACCCTTGAACCGCACACAGTGG GTCTGGGCGTCGCCACCCTCGCCGTGGGCGTGGTCATCAGGGTTCTCACCACGTTCTGCATGGTTCTGTTTGCTGGGTTCAACCTGAAGGAAAAAATCTTCATCTCCCTCGCATGGATGCCCAAAGCTACtgtacag gccgCCATCGGCTCCACGGCGCTGGACATGTCTCGCTCGGTGGGTGACGCCCAGATGGAGGCGTGGGCTCTGGTGGTTTTGACCGTCGCTGTCCTGTCCATCATCATCACCGCGCCAACCGGAGCCATCGCCATCGGTGTCAGCGGACCACACCTGTTACAGAGATACACGCCCATTATAGACACGCCCaccacag GGAAACCCGACGCAACTGCTGACCCTGAAGAGGTCACATGTGAGAGCAAACtgtga